In the Apis cerana isolate GH-2021 linkage group LG7, AcerK_1.0, whole genome shotgun sequence genome, attttaattgttgataaaatagcatttttcaaaaaaaaagcaaaaggggaaaaaatgtttcaagactttcgaattttaaaagtttaaaagtttttaaaactttataaattgaGAATTCATccctaattaaaattgatactattgtagaaaatatcacgtaatttaataatatttatgaaattattaattatgttaacaGCGGTGCAAGCAGCGTCTAAAACTCTCATGGATTCTTTGAACGAGATCTACGAAAGTCAATGGACTGGCCATGATCTTTTATACGTGCAAGCTCAAAATCTCGATATGTTGTGGCAAGATTTCACTCATAAACTTGCGGATCAAGTTCTCGTGCCTCTCAACACATATCAGAGCCAATTTCCAGAAATGAGGGTACATCTTCCACTCTGACTCTaaattatctcaaaaattGTGTAactcttttaattctttacctattcaatagaattaatattatttcaatagaatcttaaattaatgaatccgaaattaatatgaaaatgggaattattatatttattgcagaaaaaaattgacaaacgTGGACGGAAATTGGTAGATTATGACAGTCAAAGACATAATTTCCAATCACTACAGTGTAATCCAAGGAAACGGGATGAACTCAAAGTTTCTCGAGGAAAGGAATTATTGGAAGAAGCTAAGCGTACATATGAACAACTTAATTCCGAACTTCATGATGAATTACCTGCCTTATATGATTCACgtgttctttttcttgttaCTAATTTGCAAACATTGTTTGCTGCTGAACAAGTATTTCACACTGAAAGTGctaaggtatatatatatatatatatatatttaataactgtacttattttttttatattctgtaaatatattgtattttaaatattcgtctttgttcaatattattttatgctcTTATATCTTAGGTATATTCTGAATTAGAAGCAATCGTCGATAAACTTGCTAACGAAAGCCAGAGAGGATCATATACACTGAAGAAGAATACAGAACCTCAGTCTCCAAAATCACCTAACGCCAATTCTGCGTGAGTAGAATAATAGAAAGTTTAACTTATgaaacttaatttatatttaaaaaataaaataataatttatatgcatataattattattcaatattgttatgatatatcatactaaatattttatgttttagttTAATAATCAACACACAACCAGCtcagaataatatttcaccaggtaaatatatattttttatatgcattatttataTGCGTCTTTTGtgcatttgaattttttgtgtACTAATATTTTGTGCATGAGTGTAATGTAGTTGTAATGCCACATAAGACGTTCCTGCAGACATAATTATGTGGCTAAATGTTTAGTTTTGAGTGAGCTTTATCGCATGTTACAGCCGTGGATGATTCTGCTCCAGCAGCAAGAAACACATCACCGACTACTCAATTAAATGGCAATGCTAACAGCAATGCTAACAGCAATGATAATTCTCTCAATAATCAGGATGCATCTCCGCAAAACACAGTTACGGCCTCTAAGCGAGTAGAAGAGTTGTATGATATTCCTGTTGGTAAGTATGTAACGTAGGAGTAAATGTCATTACGCGACGctcgtttttaaaaatgaacattaatatattaagaatttttgtataaaagtaactttataaaaaatatttttttaatatgttaataaattaattttgattctgATTATCTAGAATTtggacaattttatatatatttgataaaaaactatattatgatttaaatttataatgatgtaAGAAagtaatagtatatattattgaatgaatttcatttgCTTAAGTAATATATTGCGCAATTATTGTTTCGtaagtataatatactttattgcATTCATACTTTTAGCAAGCATGTGTAAGCACATGTAAGCACATaagcacatatatataatagaatataaatataaattattagttttgGTATCttaaaaacaagaattaaaattcattcaagattaaaaaacaattttccaaaatacataatatgtaatatgtaagaaatgtatatgtaaaatttatattgtgtcCATATAAGTATGCTGCCTGCCCATTTATGCATGGTCttgttgaaataatgaaaaactaTTTGTTTAATTCTGACTTTCagttatgcataaaaatttttacataaaaattgtaataattgtatgTTGAGTTGATCAATGAAagttagaatttaaatagaacTATATCACAGGTCCATGACTAATGAGGcggattcaattattttagagGTGGAATATGAAAATGGTACCAATTTCTCTCTAGGGGCAACGACTGACAACTTGCCACCTGGGGTTTTATACAGAGTCAAGGCTACTTACAAATATAGACGCGAAGATGTGGATGAATTGTCATTTGATGTCGGTGATATTATTCGTGTAGTAGAATATGATGATCCAGAAGAAcaggtttatatttttttaataatctattttaaaatttatatcttgtcattttatatctttatatatgtatattctgagatatattatataaatacataatatacaatatatacataattttttatgtaatacttGTATcactatgtataatatatattatacctatttatattatagtagaattaatattattattaaatatataataaaatataataatattataattaaaataataataaatacgaaatattttattctctagGAACAAGGTTGGTTAATGGGCATCAAAGAAGGTACAAATGAAAAGGGTATGTTTCCAGCGAATTTCACGAAACCACTGTGAAAGCTTTATTAAATTCGTCTATTACACTCCAATGCTCACTAAAACAGCGTATTCTATTTTAAGAATAGTTACAAGATTAAAAGTGAGAATCATACAGTCATctgagatattatatatatatataaaaaataaataattaatattaataacaatgagGGGCAATGGGAAGGAGAAAGGGGTGTGATAAGATAGTTATGCTGGAGGTActgtggaaaaaattaaacaccCCAAAGTGCCTTAACCCAGCCACTGTCTGTGCCAACAttcattgtttataatatggGATTATTCTCCCTGTATCCAATGTACGAATACACatcattaataatcaaatgaaatatttaagtaattaaataatatattgtaatacatCATGCAGTACTATAATATAAaccttatatattaaattaatattattttatgaaattgtacatagaattatacattttaagaatattttatgaaataacttTGTGGCTACtgaaattattagtaaaaacTAATGTAAtgtttaagatattataatgttcTCAGAATCatcaaaacttaaaaatttaattatctatttacattaagattttgtttatttaaaaaaaaaattaaaacgaaacttaaattaaaatgttaacgtAAATGACAAATGCCAAATTTTGAACaacaaattttcgataatataatgaattatacaattaatacatCCCtagtttgatattttattaaatataatatgttaaaatatttaaataatgaaagagaacagaattttctatataattctattgacaggagtattatataatcaattaataatatatacatatttgaagatttgtgtttttaaaattttatttatattttttaataatatgtatacatcatatttattcaatgactaattcaatgatatttttccaGTATACGTGTAGAAAATAGGATGGtggtgattaattaaattattactgcCTTTATTATAGCaagaatagaattaatatcaatcaaGATAAACAATTTGTAGTGTTAATTAATACTcgttaaatagatttattaagaaaatttgacatcaaattttacgtaaaaattagtattacgataatagattataaaatagtacaaGGAGACTACTGATTTCAGCTTCCATTAAGTTGTGTgtccttttattttattgtaatgatCTAAGATACAGAACATAAGAAAGTTGGattgtttataaatgaaaagttttatgGTTGAACGATTGATCCATTGTCACACTAATTATTAACCCCATGTACAAATCGAAATTATAGGTTAATTAAAGTGTGAAACATTGCAAGtgcatgttaaaaaatatattgattatatgttacaattatgtaattatgataatgataGTGGACAGACTAATATATATggactaatatttatattctatgaaGTGGACcaacagaaaaatatatgaaaaataaaaaaaaattttaataataataatagtaaagcAATAGTCATCAGTGTATTCTGTTTTTAATTGTAACTAGTCTAGTAATTAGACTAGAGTCTAGTAATTCGtgcaaaaatttcataaattttcaattcatatcaaaaatatatatatataataaatttaatatataaaaaaaataatacttttataacaCATCATGCTtcactttaatattatttttgcagttaatttattatataatttgaataaatacataagtACATTCCATTCAACTactgataaatgaataatcattaacaaaattttcaataatcggtataaaatttgaacatataatttatttcattggaTTTGATATATGTActtgttatattatactataattaatacttatataacttaaaagTGAAGTATGAAaagtgtttattttaaattatcttattttattcttatatataatatgcagcaattaaaaaacaaatatctttaacatttatattatgaatgtgCCAAATTAATACagcattttatatatcaagaaTGTGAAgtcatttatacaaataatagtcAAAAAATGaactaaaattttgatattattttaaaaagttataaatgttaaaaacagaaatctttataaaaatatttaaaactatacacattttagcaataatataaatagtattaattatttggtagtagatttatcaatatatatttaatataataaattattcaatttattggaaaattaaacaaatgcatttaattaacttaaggaagataagtaataaatatatttctcttcttatttttaataaaaataatgtacatcacaaatttgataataatattctatataatctagtataaattataatattataaaaaatcatatcaaaaaaattttacttaatataccattttaatatatttatataaaatcgatttaacttttaaaaaataaataattaaataacaaattatatttaaaatataataactgtGTCTACTTATCTTCTTTatgttgtatttatttatttattaatataatatgacaacatttgttaatattaaaattctaattcactcaaataataatactgaGGTCTAAAATTTAGTGTAGCAGTGGAACAATCAATTGTTATATCATTTGTCATTTTTATGTCttgttgtttattttatcgaaacaatTAGTCATATCTTTATAACcttaatataaactataatgcgtatatatatttatcgcttTAATTGTTCTTTTCAATTGAAGacgattataataaacaattactgGTTTGTAACATAAGTGTTTATGATTCAAATATgtgttctatttaatattcaacctGAAAATTCCTTCCTTACATCGACCTATCAAGTATTACTTTCTGTAAGataataagaatgaaaaaatttcaattatgaaaaatttctgttttcgaagaatattaaaataataatatatttctttaataagtaat is a window encoding:
- the LOC107993203 gene encoding amphiphysin isoform X2; translated protein: MAESKGALIAKTVQKHAGRAKEKFLQNLGKVDRTADDIFDEHLQNFMRQQNAANRLQKEFNNYIRCVRAVQAASKTLMDSLNEIYESQWTGHDLLYVQAQNLDMLWQDFTHKLADQVLVPLNTYQSQFPEMRKKIDKRGRKLVDYDSQRHNFQSLQCNPRKRDELKVSRGKELLEEAKRTYEQLNSELHDELPALYDSRVLFLVTNLQTLFAAEQVFHTESAKVYSELEAIVDKLANESQRGSYTLKKNTEPQSPKSPNANSALIINTQPAQNNISPEVEYENGTNFSLGATTDNLPPGVLYRVKATYKYRREDVDELSFDVGDIIRVVEYDDPEEQEQGWLMGIKEGTNEKGMFPANFTKPL
- the LOC107993203 gene encoding amphiphysin isoform X3, translated to MAESKGALIAKTVQKHAGRAKEKFLQNLGKVDRTADDIFDEHLQNFMRQQNAANRLQKEFNNYIRCVRAVQAASKTLMDSLNEIYESQWTGHDLLYVQAQNLDMLWQDFTHKLADQVLVPLNTYQSQFPEMRKKIDKRGRKLVDYDSQRHNFQSLQCNPRKRDELKVSRGKELLEEAKRTYEQLNSELHDELPALYDSRVLFLVTNLQTLFAAEQVFHTESAKVYSELEAIVDKLANESQRGSYTLKKNTEPQSPKSPNANSALIINTQPAQNNISPGATTDNLPPGVLYRVKATYKYRREDVDELSFDVGDIIRVVEYDDPEEQEQGWLMGIKEGTNEKGMFPANFTKPL
- the LOC107993203 gene encoding amphiphysin isoform X1 codes for the protein MAESKGALIAKTVQKHAGRAKEKFLQNLGKVDRTADDIFDEHLQNFMRQQNAANRLQKEFNNYIRCVRAVQAASKTLMDSLNEIYESQWTGHDLLYVQAQNLDMLWQDFTHKLADQVLVPLNTYQSQFPEMRKKIDKRGRKLVDYDSQRHNFQSLQCNPRKRDELKVSRGKELLEEAKRTYEQLNSELHDELPALYDSRVLFLVTNLQTLFAAEQVFHTESAKVYSELEAIVDKLANESQRGSYTLKKNTEPQSPKSPNANSALIINTQPAQNNISPAVDDSAPAARNTSPTTQLNGNANSNANSNDNSLNNQDASPQNTVTASKRVEELYDIPVGATTDNLPPGVLYRVKATYKYRREDVDELSFDVGDIIRVVEYDDPEEQEQGWLMGIKEGTNEKGMFPANFTKPL